Proteins found in one Choloepus didactylus isolate mChoDid1 chromosome 3, mChoDid1.pri, whole genome shotgun sequence genomic segment:
- the LOC119530377 gene encoding LOW QUALITY PROTEIN: density-regulated protein-like (The sequence of the model RefSeq protein was modified relative to this genomic sequence to represent the inferred CDS: deleted 1 base in 1 codon; substituted 1 base at 1 genomic stop codon) → MKGRGVACVTTAGGSRGSRSSATTWVCGTAAGISESSGTDCKGDLGSKAKLDAYYSLWVLYCRVYSLPTEYCEYMPGAAKCRQWLEKNFPNEFAKLSTENSPKQEAGISKGQGQAGEEEGKKKQKRGGRGQIKQKKKIIXQKFMIAKTPRVTKKYVMRACSLATFEITLIMRFQQILCLTGKHKYIHQFETNDFESK, encoded by the exons ATGAAG GGCAGAGGAGTTGCATGTGTCACCACAGCTGGAGGTAGCAGAGGCAGCAGAAGCTCTGCAACCACCTGGGTTTGTGGGACAGCTGCTGGCATTTCTGAGTCCAGTGGGACTGATTGCAAGGGAGACCTGGGGAGCAAGGCCAAGTTAGATGCTTATTACTCACTTTGGGTCCTTTATTGCAGAGTCTATTCATTACCAACAGAGTACTGTGAATATATGCCTGGTGCTGCTAAATGTAGGCAATGGTTAGAGAAGAATTTTCCAAATGAGTTTGCAAAACTTAGCACAGAAAATTCACCCAAACAAGAAGCTGGAATTAGCAAGGGTCAAGGACAAGcaggggaagaggaagggaagaaaaaacaaaaaagaggtgGAAGGggtcaaataaaacaa aaaaagaagatcaTATGACAAAAGTTTATGATAGCCAAAACTCCCAGAGTAACAAAGAAATATGTAATGAGAGCGTGCAGCCTTGCAACTTTTGAAATTACactcataat GAGATTTCAACAAATTCTTTGCCTTACTGGAAAACACAAATACATTCATCAATTTGAAACAAATGACTTTGAGTCTAAGTGA